In Spirochaetota bacterium, one DNA window encodes the following:
- a CDS encoding DUF2283 domain-containing protein: MKLKIDEKADALYLRLDDDAIFESQEVAPGVIVDLNGNNQVVGIEILNLSKRASPVNYHSLQYEVV; this comes from the coding sequence ATGAAGCTCAAAATCGATGAAAAAGCGGACGCATTATATCTTAGATTGGATGATGATGCGATTTTCGAGTCTCAGGAAGTCGCGCCCGGGGTAATTGTTGATTTGAACGGTAACAATCAGGTGGTAGGTATTGAAATATTGAACCTGTCGAAAAGGGCTTCCCCGGTGAATTATCATTCACTGCAATATGAAGTGGTATGA